In Gallus gallus isolate bGalGal1 chromosome 6, bGalGal1.mat.broiler.GRCg7b, whole genome shotgun sequence, a single genomic region encodes these proteins:
- the BNIP3 gene encoding BCL2/adenovirus E1B 19 kDa protein-interacting protein 3 codes for MSRLSPQEENLQGSWVELHFSSNGNGNGNSVAATSQEQVPASISIHNGDMEKILLDAQHESGRSSSRESSHCDSPPRSQTPLDSHRALEIESHSSGEKNSFQSEEDFLERRREVERLLKKNADWIWDWSSRPENIPPKEFLFKHPRRTATLSMRNTSVMKKGGIFSAEFLKVFLPSLLLSHLLAIGLGIYIGRRLTTTASSSSF; via the exons ATGTCGCGGCTCAGCCCGCAGGAGGAGAACCTGCAGG GTTCCTGGGTTGAACTTCACTTCAGCAGCAATGGGAATGGCAATGGAAACAGCGTGGCAGCGACCAGCCAAGAGCAAGTACCAGCTTCTATCTCCATTCACAATGGTGACATGGAGAAAATACTCCTTGATGCTCAGCATGAGTCTGGAagaagcagctccagagaaAGCTCTCATTGTGACAG CCCTCCTCGTTCCCAGACACCTCTGGACAGTCACAGAGCTCTGGAAATAGAGAGCCAtagcagtggagaaaaaaatagctttcag TCCGAAGAGGACTTCCTTGAAAGGAGGAGAGAGGTAGAAAGGctcctgaagaaaaatgcagactGGATATGGGATTGGTCCAGCAGGCCGGAGAACATCCCCCCAAA GGAATTCCTTTTCAAACACCCCAGACGCACAGCTACGCTCAGCATGAGGAACACCAGCGTCATGAAGAAAGGGGGGAtattttcagcagaattttTGAAGGTTTTCCTCCCATCTCTGCTCCTCTCTCATTTGCTTGCCATTGGACTCGG GATTTACATTGGGAGGCGCCTCACAACCACAGCTTCGAGCAGTTCTTTCTGA